The following coding sequences lie in one Jonesia denitrificans DSM 20603 genomic window:
- a CDS encoding SDR family NAD(P)-dependent oxidoreductase has protein sequence MTTPGTDPTPATPTKRAVVTGASSGIGAATVRALIADGWLVTGLARREGRLAELAAETGCDYVVADITSPDSVAAAVDALTAHGPIHALVNNAGGALGSDRVDAANLDQWQRMYELNVLGTVRMTNALLPALRETAGSIVVVTSTAAHEPYEGGGGYVAAKYAERVAARTLRLELVGEPLRVMEIAPGMVHTEEFSLVRFAGDQGKANAVYEGVPNPLTAADIAEAIRWSLSLPAHVNVDSLVVRPVAQASYTKTHRLPAQS, from the coding sequence ATGACAACGCCTGGCACTGACCCCACCCCAGCAACACCCACTAAACGTGCCGTGGTGACAGGCGCATCGTCAGGTATTGGTGCTGCAACTGTGCGCGCACTGATTGCGGACGGCTGGTTGGTCACGGGGCTTGCTCGCCGCGAGGGCCGCCTTGCTGAGTTGGCGGCTGAGACGGGGTGTGACTATGTGGTTGCTGACATCACCAGCCCGGACAGTGTGGCTGCTGCTGTTGATGCTCTGACGGCACATGGTCCCATCCATGCGCTGGTCAATAATGCTGGTGGGGCGCTGGGGTCTGACCGTGTGGATGCCGCGAATTTGGACCAGTGGCAGCGCATGTATGAATTGAACGTGCTGGGCACTGTTCGTATGACGAACGCGTTGTTGCCTGCGTTGCGGGAAACCGCAGGGTCGATTGTTGTGGTGACCTCAACGGCCGCCCACGAACCGTATGAAGGGGGAGGTGGGTATGTGGCTGCGAAGTACGCGGAGCGGGTGGCTGCCCGCACCCTGCGCCTCGAACTGGTCGGTGAACCGTTACGTGTGATGGAGATTGCCCCGGGGATGGTGCATACGGAGGAGTTTTCTTTGGTGAGGTTTGCTGGGGATCAGGGCAAAGCGAACGCCGTGTACGAGGGTGTGCCAAACCCTCTGACCGCAGCTGATATCGCCGAAGCTATCCGCTGGTCGCTGTCCTTACCCGCACACGTCAACGTGGATTCACTGGTTGTTCGCCCGGTCGCGCAAGCGTCCTACACGAAAACTCACCGCCTGCCCGCCCAATCATGA